CCCCGTCGGCTGACGCCCCGTCCGTCGGGTGGTCGCCGCGTCGGGTGCTCGCCGTGTCGACGGCGGCAGCCGTCCGTCGATCCCTGGCCACGGCCGGGAGGCACGGTGCGCGTCCGACGCGCACCGCGCCTCCCGGCCGTGGCTGGTGTGGTCAGGACCGCGTGGGCCGCCGGACGGGCAGTGCCACGAGGAGCACGAGCGCGATGCCGAGGAGTGCGAGGCCGGCCCAGCCAGCCGGGCCGAGGCGCTCGCCGACCACGAGGACGGCGAGGACCGTCGCGACCGCGGGTTCCAGGAGGGTGATCGTCGTCGCGGTGCTCGGTCGCACGGACGCAAGGCCGACGCCGAAGAGCAGGTAGCCGAGGAACATCGGGACGAGCGCCATGTAGAGCCCCACCGCAGCGTCGGACGGTGAGGTGACGAACGGGCCGCCGGTCAGGAGGAGCACCGGCAGCAGGAGCACGCCGCCGGTGCCGAAGACCGCGCCCATCGACGCGGCTCGTCCTGCGCCGGCGCCCATCAGGCGGTGCGCCGCCCAGGAGTAGACGGCGTAGGTCGCCCCGGCGACGAGGCCGAGGAGCACGCCGAGCACCGTGGCGCGCGGGTCCGCGTCGGCGGCCGCGTCGGTGGCGCCGTGTGCCGCGCCCGCCCCGGAGAGGCACAGCACGGTGCTGCCCGCGACGCCGATCGCCGCCGCGACCACCCACCGACGCCCGAGCGGACGCTGGTCGACGACCCGCTCGAGGACGCCGGAGGCGAGCGGCGCGGACGCCAGCGACACCACGGACCCGATCGCGACCCCGGCGACGTGCATGGAGCTGTAGAACGCGAGCGGGTAGACGGCGACCGCCACACCACCGAGGACCACCAGCCCGCGGTGCCGTCGCACCACCGGCCAGGCGGCACGCAGGGGTCGGACAGCGATCGCCGCCTGCAGGAGTCCACCGATGCCGAGGGCTGCGGCGCCGATCGCGAGCGGACCCGCGGTGGGGGCGGCGGCCGCGGCGGTGCCGGTGGTGCCCCAAAGCACGGCGGTGACGACGATCGCGAGGATGC
This is a stretch of genomic DNA from Curtobacterium sp. 458. It encodes these proteins:
- a CDS encoding EamA family transporter; amino-acid sequence: MPAAHDDGPRAGRVPAAGRLGILAIVVTAVLWGTTGTAAAAAPTAGPLAIGAAALGIGGLLQAAIAVRPLRAAWPVVRRHRGLVVLGGVAVAVYPLAFYSSMHVAGVAIGSVVSLASAPLASGVLERVVDQRPLGRRWVVAAAIGVAGSTVLCLSGAGAAHGATDAAADADPRATVLGVLLGLVAGATYAVYSWAAHRLMGAGAGRAASMGAVFGTGGVLLLPVLLLTGGPFVTSPSDAAVGLYMALVPMFLGYLLFGVGLASVRPSTATTITLLEPAVATVLAVLVVGERLGPAGWAGLALLGIALVLLVALPVRRPTRS